DNA from Brassica napus cultivar Da-Ae chromosome C4, Da-Ae, whole genome shotgun sequence:
TACATCATGAAACTAAAGAATACCTAACAAACAATGCTTTTACGATTCCGTTCAAAGGAAAATGATACATAATCCAAAtctcgcgcgtagcgcggaccgaccctagtattATTATAAAGCAAAGTAACAAATCCTCAAATGAAAgaccaaacaaaagaaaacgcTGTCGTTTCGTCGAGTTTCTATGGTTGTGATTTTTTTCATTCAGAAATAATAATTATCTTATTGGTTACATTAGCATAAATAGCATCATCGATCGAGGACGAGTGTTTGTTGTTCTCCTTGTGAAATTGCCGTTGACCAGAgggaaacaagaaaaaaaaaaaagagaggcgaagaagaagaagaagatgaagatgaatgTTAGGGTTTTGTTTCTGGCTCTCCTTCTCCTCGCATCTCCTCTGCTCCAAGGTCTCCCCTCCTTCTCTTTCTCATTGGTTATCTAGTGTTGTGGATCTAGATCCGTTTTTTTAAATCGTCGCATTCTTCTAGTTTCGGGTTTGGTTCCGATCTGATGTTTCTGGACGGATCTAGATCTCCTGAATCCTAGTTATTGATCTGATTGCTCGCGacttaataacaataataacaaTCTGTTGTTCTATGTGTGTTGCTGCTACTGTCGTTGAGAAATTTACAAATCTTACTATGTATATTAGATCGAATTGCCAATTAGTGTAAGATTATGTATTATAGTGTATTCGTGCTGCATGTCTTTGATTCACGGAAAATTTGCTAATTACCTGTAACGTTTTTTGAATTACCTGTAAATTTGCTAATTACCTGTAACGTTTCTCAGTTGCTAGAAGTCAAGTGGACGATGATCATTCCAGTCTTGTTGACGATGTTGTCGGAGAACACAGTGATTCTGGTGCTGACGAAGATGACCAGGACTTGGATATCAACTTGACCTCAGCTCCAGGAGTTGAAACTGTCTGTGTTTTCCCCAGAAACAGTGCCAGAGGTAAGAGATCCATTGTTATTTGTGATCTTTATTGCCATTTCTTAAAGATTTTAATTCCCATTGTTTTCCCTCTGCAGTGGTTCCAGCTGGAGAAGAGACTGAGCTCCTTGTTGCTCTCAAGAACGATGGTACCTCATCCCCTTTTGTGTGTTTCTGTTAGCTTGTTAACAAAAACAATCTTCTAAATATACCCAGTATTGCCTCTCCGTGTGTGACATTACAGGGAAACCTACCGTTGGTGTGATGGGAATCAGGGCCAGCGTCCATCTTCCTTATGATCATAAGTTGTTGGTTCAGAATCTTACCACGATGGTatcttccttttccttttctacCTTTGCCACAAGAAAATATTTGTTTCCTGATCTTCTCATGCTGCCCCCTCCTCCTTTCATTTTGCAGAGATACAACAATGCCTCCATCCCAACTTCTGTTCAAGCAACATTCCCCTACGTCTTTGCTGTTAGCCAGTACCTGCAGGTATACACATCCCACAACTaaacacatttttgaaaaaaacaacagTAATCTAACTCCGTCTTGCACAGCCTGGAGCATTTGATCTGGTGGGTTATGTCATCTACGACGTGGAAGGGAAGCCATACCAGAGTGTCTTCTACAATGGAACCATTGAGGTTGTTGAATCTGGAGGTCTTCTCAGCGGTGAGTCTGTCTTCCTTATCACACTTGGGATtgctctcctcctcctcctcggtCTATGGGCATACAGCCAAGTTCAGCGTCTCACCAAGGTAAAACCCCATCATCAATGCTATTCCCAACAACCTGTTTTGAACATTTCAAATTGTGTGTGTTTAATCttattttgtgaaattttaTCTGACAAATCTCCCTTTGTTTCCAGAAAACCAAAAAGGTGTCAAAGGTGGAAGTAGGAACAAGGTCTACGGACGCATCAATGGACGAGTGGCTCGAGGTTtgcatctctctctttctctctctcatttttaGAGTTTGTTTCCTCTTCGTTGGGATTGAAGTGTGTGTGTTGTTGTGCCTTCAGGGAACTCATTTGGCCAAGTCATTGTCTGGGAAATCAAAGAGCAAGAAGAACTAAAAAAGAACCTTTTTGCTTCTTTGCAGTTACTATAGACTCAGTCTTTTTGGCGTTTTGAAAGAGTTTTAAGTTCAGTCTCGAGGAAGTTTAGAgtttataaacaattttttttttgttcatgcaTTGTACCATCTAGacaatctttctttttcttcttgtcaTACGTATTCTACTCAGCTTAACTTACAATGATTTAGATCTCCCCTTTACAAGAAAGAAGTGGACCACATTAGTCACATTAGTTGGAATTTCACACTAGACaattgcaaacaaaaaaaaaaaaatgtagaagaAAACAACATTAACAAGAGGATTGATTGTATACAATTCTTCTTCAGAAGACAATTTAACTATCAAGATTCATCACGAAAGACTTCAACATTGACCTCCGTTGAGAGGGCTTATTACACTTTTAAATGTGTGGCTTGAGAAttgtttttaagattttatagAAAAGGACTCTTAAATTcatattaaatagtttaaacACTTTATAAGTTACAAGATCTTAAACCAAAGACCTTTTTTTCTCTGTTGCAGAACTAAACTTCCTTCAAACCAGAACTCAtgaatcaatttttgtttttcattattAGTTCAAGAACAAGTGAGAACACAACAACGACAAGCTCGCAAACCTCCCTTTTATTTCATCATCTCATCCGTTCCGTGGAGCCGTGCGGAAAGTTGTCTCAATCAAGCAGCAACTTTCTTTGACGTGACTGAGTTCACAATGGTCGCAAACTCAGGTCCCTATAGTCACACATCAAACGTGGAGTTACATTATATTCAACCAACCAACCGCAGTATTCACAACTAAACTAACACTAACCTTCAAGGAGGCACCGCCGACAAGAAaaccatcaatgtcttcttctttggcAAGCTCTGCACAGTTGCCTCCATTGACAGAACCTGACAGTTTTAAAGGAAAACAATCAGATCATACAGTTTGACTTCGTGAGGGTGGACaactaaacaaaactaaaacgCACCTCCGTATATGATCCTCGTTTTGGAAGCGACTTCTTCAGAGACATTCTTCTTGAGCCAATCACGGACAGCTACATGGACTTCCTGAGCTTGCTGAGGAGATGCAACTTTGCCAGTTCCAATTGCCCATACTGGCTCGTACGCAACCACTACCTTGTCCCAGCTAGGCACCGCAtctgaaaaacacaaaaaatataaattacactGCTTTTAATTGTAACAGTTaagtaataaaaacaaaacatcagTGTGTAATAATACCAGCAAAGGCCTTCAATTGGTCGAAGCAAACATCAAAAGTCTTGCCTGCTTCCCTCTCTTCCAGCTTCTCCCCGATACAAGCTATTACTCCAAGACCCTCACTCAACGCGTAAGCAGCTTTCTTCCCGATAAACTATTGAGAGACCAGAGCAAACATTGCCTtgacaaaactttttttttaaatgaacaaACTAActagttataaatttttattaactgACCTCATCCTTTTCTCCTATGACATGTCTCCTTTCGGAATGGCCAAGAATGACCCACTTGCAGC
Protein-coding regions in this window:
- the LOC106420739 gene encoding translocon-associated protein subunit alpha, translated to MKMNVRVLFLALLLLASPLLQVARSQVDDDHSSLVDDVVGEHSDSGADEDDQDLDINLTSAPGVETVCVFPRNSARVVPAGEETELLVALKNDGKPTVGVMGIRASVHLPYDHKLLVQNLTTMRYNNASIPTSVQATFPYVFAVSQYLQPGAFDLVGYVIYDVEGKPYQSVFYNGTIEVVESGGLLSGESVFLITLGIALLLLLGLWAYSQVQRLTKKTKKVSKVEVGTRSTDASMDEWLEGTHLAKSLSGKSKSKKN
- the LOC106420738 gene encoding triosephosphate isomerase, chloroplastic: MASSLTAAGTQPSAPSFSGLRRTCLKLEAAVSFSHRVNSSIRLVSSSQRSPRGVVAMAGSGKFFVGGNWKCNGTKDSITKLVSDLNTATLEPDVDVVVSPPFVYIDQVKSSLTDRIEISGQNSWVGKGGAFTGEISVEQLKDIGCKWVILGHSERRHVIGEKDEFIGKKAAYALSEGLGVIACIGEKLEEREAGKTFDVCFDQLKAFADAVPSWDKVVVAYEPVWAIGTGKVASPQQAQEVHVAVRDWLKKNVSEEVASKTRIIYGGSVNGGNCAELAKEEDIDGFLVGGASLKGPEFATIVNSVTSKKVAA